From Bdellovibrionales bacterium, the proteins below share one genomic window:
- a CDS encoding FAD-dependent oxidoreductase: MNRTSVLLALVLFYHTIMHLSFQASAEPTERVDVVIIGAGASGLTAAKEFSDENIFYTVLEASPRVGGRIRTDPFPFGLNIISNAGAELIDSTHCDAISLIEGLGCELWNGQEMASIFLK, from the coding sequence ATGAATAGGACGAGTGTCCTCTTGGCGTTGGTTTTGTTCTATCATACTATCATGCACCTATCTTTCCAGGCTTCAGCTGAACCTACTGAAAGAGTGGATGTTGTGATTATTGGAGCTGGGGCTTCAGGTTTGACTGCAGCCAAAGAATTTAGCGACGAAAATATTTTCTACACTGTTTTGGAAGCCTCTCCTCGCGTTGGAGGAAGAATTAGAACTGACCCGTTCCCGTTTGGTTTAAATATTATTTCAAATGCGGGCGCCGAGCTGATAGATAGTACTCATTGCGACGCTATTAGCCTCATAGAGGGACTGGGTTGTGAGTTGTGGAACGGCCAAGAAATGGCCTCGATATTTTTGAAATAA
- a CDS encoding FAD-dependent oxidoreductase, producing the protein MERPRNGLDIFEIKGQFYNWADLIEEIFTTELNALSKIQQIISAAQSSLQEHRELDEKSAASVLLLIENAPLLKGLIETFLLSEYGLPLSQLSGAILSEVIHIDMEGKRIGLLPQNDERYIVKGGTQIFIDRLSDRLGRQIRLNHQVTDIMENSDGSFLVRYENGGITKDIQTKILVSSVPSFQFVNINLHGDSFNGIKVEKAKQFASNGKLILYFSKRIWEDYNISGNGMLEMFSAQMWDSSVLQNTSFGSLTLYFSDKILETSSDDERLLLSKRILRELERIVPGITQYFIHARYYSWPSSYSDAPRPGEKCSKKMSFLGLVDFLESEKSMTIYHRDMLMAPFAQRRQ; encoded by the coding sequence GTGGAACGGCCAAGAAATGGCCTCGATATTTTTGAAATAAAGGGTCAGTTCTATAATTGGGCGGATTTGATTGAAGAAATATTTACTACTGAATTGAATGCGCTCAGCAAGATTCAGCAAATAATCTCTGCAGCTCAGAGTAGTTTGCAAGAACACCGTGAGTTAGACGAGAAGAGCGCAGCTAGCGTCCTCCTTCTAATTGAGAACGCACCGCTTTTGAAAGGGCTCATCGAAACTTTTCTGTTATCTGAATACGGTCTCCCGCTTTCCCAGCTCTCAGGGGCGATTCTTTCCGAAGTGATTCACATTGATATGGAAGGCAAAAGGATTGGACTCCTTCCCCAGAACGATGAAAGGTATATTGTAAAGGGCGGAACACAGATTTTTATTGATCGACTTTCAGATCGCTTGGGAAGGCAGATTCGGCTTAACCACCAGGTTACGGACATTATGGAAAACAGCGATGGGAGTTTTTTGGTTCGATACGAGAACGGCGGAATAACAAAAGACATCCAAACTAAAATCTTGGTATCTTCAGTCCCGTCATTTCAGTTTGTTAATATAAATCTACATGGTGATTCGTTCAACGGGATAAAGGTGGAAAAGGCAAAACAATTTGCTAGCAACGGCAAACTCATTCTTTATTTCTCAAAACGAATTTGGGAAGACTACAATATTTCTGGTAACGGAATGCTTGAAATGTTTTCTGCGCAAATGTGGGATAGTTCAGTTTTACAAAATACCTCATTTGGAAGTCTAACCCTTTATTTTTCAGACAAAATTCTCGAAACAAGTTCAGATGATGAAAGACTCTTATTATCAAAACGGATCCTCCGTGAACTTGAGAGAATAGTTCCAGGAATAACTCAGTATTTTATTCACGCACGTTACTACTCTTGGCCGTCTTCCTATTCAGATGCTCCTCGCCCAGGAGAAAAATGCTCCAAAAAAATGTCGTTTCTCGGACTGGTCGATTTTTTAGAATCGGAGAAGAGCATGACGATCTATCACAGGGATATGTTAATGGCGCCGTTCGCTCAGCGAAGACAGTAG